A genomic stretch from Synergistaceae bacterium includes:
- a CDS encoding ABC transporter permease produces MAKHKSVYSFLIEHRELPLLGVLALLLFAVNVRVPGYLANSWLNVLKNGSINMVMCCGMLCVLLVGSIDISTTAVLAFAGAVAGKLMGLGVIQNTLLMFVLGIAIGAAIGAVNGVLMSYGRVIALIVTLGTSYIVRALIPMNWLLGMNKVNPTQLTQSFKDSLINHEFLGLPFLVWLAVLVVIGTAIFLNYTRTGRNLYAVGSNAEAAQMRGVHLNKIRVLAHTICGASAGLAGIMWLAFYAAIEKGSATGDEMFTIAACVLGGVSVTGGYGKITGVVIGALMVAFIDSAIPQMGIGNSMITEFIKGILLLFAILLNVILQRISAKQDLGGRNI; encoded by the coding sequence ATGGCTAAACACAAATCGGTCTATTCATTCCTGATTGAACACAGAGAGCTTCCCCTTCTCGGAGTGCTTGCGCTTTTGCTTTTCGCGGTGAATGTGAGAGTGCCGGGTTATCTCGCTAATTCGTGGCTAAACGTCCTCAAGAACGGCTCAATAAATATGGTGATGTGCTGCGGAATGCTCTGCGTCCTTCTTGTCGGGTCAATCGACATTTCTACAACGGCTGTGCTTGCGTTCGCCGGAGCTGTCGCGGGAAAACTGATGGGACTCGGAGTGATTCAGAATACGTTATTGATGTTCGTGCTTGGAATTGCAATCGGCGCGGCTATCGGTGCGGTGAACGGAGTCTTAATGAGCTACGGACGAGTCATCGCGCTTATTGTTACGTTAGGCACAAGCTATATAGTCCGGGCGTTAATCCCAATGAACTGGCTACTAGGCATGAACAAAGTCAACCCGACTCAGCTCACACAGTCATTCAAAGACAGCCTCATCAATCATGAATTTTTAGGGCTTCCGTTCCTCGTGTGGCTTGCTGTACTCGTTGTGATTGGGACTGCAATATTCCTCAACTACACGCGAACAGGCCGGAATCTTTACGCTGTCGGCTCAAACGCTGAGGCGGCACAAATGCGCGGAGTACATCTCAACAAGATTCGAGTCCTCGCTCACACGATATGCGGAGCTTCAGCGGGGCTTGCGGGAATAATGTGGCTTGCGTTCTATGCCGCTATCGAGAAAGGGAGCGCAACAGGTGATGAGATGTTCACGATTGCCGCATGTGTTCTCGGAGGAGTCAGCGTTACGGGCGGTTACGGGAAAATCACGGGAGTCGTAATCGGTGCGCTTATGGTGGCGTTCATTGACAGCGCGATTCCTCAGATGGGAATCGGTAACTCAATGATTACGGAGTTCATTAAAGGCATTCTGTTACTGTTCGCGATTCTACTCAACGTGATATTGCAGAGGATTTCAGCAAAGCAGGATTTAGGAGGGAGGAATATATAG
- a CDS encoding sugar ABC transporter ATP-binding protein: MGKLPDTLRTLDPNQSSQDCRLSVKALDNVHFNLKAGEIHALAGENGAGKSTFIKVITGAHQPDGGEIILNGEKVVMSDPIIAQERGIAAIYQHAASYPDLSVAENIFAGHEYKIGPFIDWAKMNREAKKLLEAVDADFSPTASVGSLSVAQQQLIEIAKALSMNAKILIMDEPTAALSQREAEALYKIALRLRDNGTGIILISHRFEDIYGLAERVTVFRDAQYIGTWNLHEVEQSFLIHQMVGRDINQLYPKKETETGGELLRLENLSRTGFFRDVNISVKAGEIVGLTGLVGAGRTEVMESVFGVHQPDSGKIFFMGEEIHEHTPTQMMEKGLGYLPEDRQKDGLLLQWSINHNISLPVMAKECQNGIFVSPKKERQLSDGMKDLLAIKAPDTDTLTGALSGGNQQKVVVAKQLAANPKMIILDEPTKGVDVGSKAAIYEIMSDLASQGLGILMISSELPEVINMSDRIYVMSEGKITAEFTDTKSLTQEIILNAAMPQSKAS; the protein is encoded by the coding sequence TTGGGAAAACTGCCGGATACGTTACGTACGCTTGATCCCAACCAAAGTAGTCAGGATTGTCGACTCTCCGTTAAGGCTCTCGACAATGTTCACTTCAACTTGAAGGCCGGAGAAATTCACGCACTCGCAGGTGAAAACGGCGCGGGAAAATCCACGTTCATAAAAGTCATCACGGGAGCGCACCAGCCTGACGGAGGAGAAATCATCCTTAACGGTGAGAAAGTCGTGATGTCTGACCCTATAATCGCTCAGGAACGAGGAATCGCCGCAATATATCAGCACGCCGCAAGCTACCCTGATTTGAGCGTCGCAGAAAATATTTTTGCCGGCCATGAGTACAAGATCGGGCCTTTTATCGACTGGGCGAAAATGAACCGCGAGGCAAAGAAACTTCTTGAAGCTGTTGACGCGGATTTTAGCCCAACCGCTTCCGTTGGCTCGCTCTCAGTAGCGCAGCAGCAGCTTATAGAAATCGCAAAAGCCCTCTCAATGAACGCAAAAATTCTCATCATGGACGAACCTACAGCGGCATTATCTCAGCGCGAGGCAGAAGCACTCTACAAGATAGCGTTACGACTCCGCGACAACGGCACCGGGATAATATTAATCTCTCACAGATTCGAGGACATTTACGGACTCGCAGAACGTGTTACGGTTTTCCGCGATGCTCAGTACATAGGCACGTGGAATCTTCACGAGGTCGAGCAGTCATTCCTGATTCATCAGATGGTCGGAAGGGACATCAATCAGCTTTACCCAAAGAAGGAAACCGAAACAGGCGGGGAATTATTGAGGCTTGAGAATCTGAGCCGGACAGGATTTTTCCGGGACGTGAACATCTCCGTGAAGGCCGGGGAAATTGTCGGACTCACCGGGCTTGTAGGAGCAGGACGCACTGAGGTAATGGAGTCAGTTTTCGGAGTCCATCAGCCGGACTCAGGAAAAATTTTCTTCATGGGAGAGGAAATTCACGAACATACGCCGACTCAGATGATGGAAAAAGGATTAGGCTACCTTCCTGAAGACAGGCAGAAAGACGGCTTATTGTTGCAGTGGTCAATCAATCATAATATCTCGCTCCCTGTAATGGCTAAAGAATGCCAGAACGGAATCTTTGTCAGTCCCAAGAAAGAACGTCAGCTTTCAGACGGAATGAAAGACCTTCTCGCGATAAAAGCCCCTGACACTGACACATTAACGGGCGCGTTATCCGGAGGAAATCAGCAGAAGGTTGTTGTTGCGAAACAGCTCGCCGCGAATCCAAAGATGATCATTCTTGATGAGCCGACAAAAGGAGTCGACGTTGGCAGCAAAGCCGCTATCTACGAAATTATGAGCGACTTAGCCTCGCAGGGACTCGGAATCCTCATGATAAGTTCAGAATTGCCAGAAGTCATCAACATGTCAGACCGTATATATGTCATGAGCGAGGGGAAAATCACAGCCGAGTTCACAGACACAAAGAGCCTCACGCAAGAAATAATCTTGAACGCGGCCATGCCTCAGTCGAAAGCGTCATAG
- a CDS encoding DpnD/PcfM family protein, which yields MKEYTIRIKETLEMRVFVEASSVQEAKDKVQTAWENGDYILDAEHFQGVTFSIARRR from the coding sequence ATGAAGGAGTACACGATCAGAATCAAAGAAACGCTGGAAATGCGTGTCTTTGTCGAAGCCTCATCTGTACAAGAGGCAAAAGACAAAGTGCAAACGGCTTGGGAAAATGGCGATTACATCCTTGATGCAGAGCATTTTCAGGGCGTAACTTTTAGCATTGCGCGTAGGAGGTAA
- the flhB gene encoding flagellar biosynthesis protein FlhB, which translates to MAEERTEEATPHKREKVREEGRVCVSKDINAAVAIITALLALALLGASVWRTLTGMIRFMFMAIGDRAILQDGWFSWVSWEAIKDYFAAWLPLGGLVVLFATSAVIAQVGFAFTGEPFVPKFDRLNPFSGMKKIISMRSCVELLKGLLKSAIFAVMIYNAIKNYLPMSSKAMQMPLEIGSRQFWDMLWTLAMRLALMLLVMAFADYAYQKWDFEKSIKMSKKEVKDEYKQMEGDPQVKQKIRQKQREMARNRMMSDVPKADVVITNPTHIAVALQYDRGVMGAPQVIAKGADYLAQRIREIAQNNLVPVIENKPLAWALYENVEIGEEVPEDFYRGVAEVLAFVYRLKGQKSQPS; encoded by the coding sequence ATGGCTGAGGAACGCACAGAGGAAGCAACACCTCACAAGCGCGAGAAAGTCCGCGAGGAAGGCCGTGTATGTGTCAGCAAGGACATAAACGCCGCGGTGGCTATCATTACGGCGTTATTGGCTCTTGCGTTATTGGGCGCGTCAGTGTGGCGGACTCTAACGGGAATGATTCGCTTCATGTTCATGGCGATAGGCGACCGGGCAATCTTGCAGGATGGGTGGTTCTCGTGGGTATCATGGGAGGCAATCAAGGATTACTTTGCGGCGTGGCTTCCGCTGGGAGGACTCGTTGTTCTTTTTGCGACAAGCGCGGTGATAGCGCAGGTAGGATTCGCGTTCACGGGAGAGCCTTTTGTGCCGAAATTCGACAGGCTGAATCCTTTTTCCGGCATGAAGAAAATTATCTCTATGCGCTCGTGCGTGGAACTCCTGAAGGGGTTATTGAAGTCAGCAATTTTTGCCGTGATGATATACAACGCAATCAAGAACTATCTGCCGATGTCGTCAAAAGCAATGCAGATGCCGTTAGAGATTGGGAGCCGACAATTTTGGGATATGCTTTGGACTTTGGCCATGAGACTGGCACTAATGCTGCTGGTGATGGCGTTCGCGGATTACGCCTATCAGAAATGGGACTTTGAGAAGTCTATCAAGATGAGCAAGAAAGAAGTCAAAGACGAGTACAAGCAGATGGAAGGAGATCCGCAGGTCAAGCAGAAAATCCGTCAGAAGCAAAGAGAAATGGCACGAAACCGAATGATGTCCGATGTCCCGAAAGCTGACGTAGTAATCACGAACCCGACACATATAGCCGTCGCCCTGCAATATGACCGCGGGGTGATGGGCGCGCCGCAGGTTATCGCAAAAGGAGCGGACTACTTAGCGCAGAGGATTCGCGAAATCGCGCAGAATAATCTTGTCCCGGTCATAGAGAACAAGCCGCTTGCGTGGGCATTGTATGAGAATGTCGAGATAGGCGAGGAAGTCCCCGAAGATTTCTACAGGGGAGTCGCTGAGGTCTTAGCGTTCGTTTACAGGCTGAAGGGGCAGAAATCACAGCCATCATAA
- a CDS encoding flagellar biosynthetic protein FliR, protein MRGLELPSQLLAVYMLLHLRYIGLVFSSPIFTSTMPPTPFRYLFAVMLTVCSVGIIKAEDIPMIYFDEVIFIAAVFIRELLIGVALGFISALPLYALRVAGEQTGTTIGFSMAQVMDPSTQSETSILGQLNFFVAMWFYFRWNGHLIMIQALIETLKLVPPGQLSLFPSGDLQLGTWLQSLFVLALRMVIPFYCALVLSDVGLGFLARTVPQMNIFVVGLPVKVMLGFMVLAAVIPLMMDLIHANFERWVEFALSVLRMWRPVNG, encoded by the coding sequence ATGCGCGGGCTTGAATTACCGTCTCAGCTATTAGCCGTCTACATGCTCCTTCACCTGCGATACATCGGGCTTGTGTTCAGCTCGCCGATTTTCACATCAACAATGCCGCCGACTCCCTTCCGCTATCTTTTCGCCGTAATGCTCACGGTGTGTTCAGTCGGAATCATAAAGGCTGAGGACATCCCGATGATATATTTTGACGAGGTTATATTTATCGCCGCGGTATTCATTCGCGAATTGCTGATAGGAGTCGCGCTGGGCTTCATTTCTGCATTGCCACTTTACGCGCTGAGGGTAGCGGGCGAGCAGACCGGGACGACAATCGGATTCTCTATGGCTCAGGTGATGGATCCTTCAACGCAGAGTGAGACATCAATTTTGGGACAGCTAAATTTCTTTGTCGCTATGTGGTTCTATTTTCGGTGGAACGGGCATTTGATTATGATTCAGGCATTAATTGAGACGCTGAAACTTGTACCGCCCGGCCAGCTCTCATTATTCCCGTCAGGCGATTTGCAGTTAGGGACGTGGCTTCAGAGTCTCTTTGTGCTGGCTTTGAGGATGGTTATCCCGTTTTACTGCGCGTTAGTCTTGTCTGACGTGGGACTCGGATTTCTGGCGCGGACTGTCCCGCAGATGAATATTTTTGTCGTTGGACTCCCCGTGAAAGTCATGCTCGGATTCATGGTATTGGCGGCTGTAATCCCATTGATGATGGATTTGATTCACGCAAACTTTGAGCGGTGGGTCGAATTTGCCCTAAGCGTTCTGCGAATGTGGAGGCCCGTAAATGGCTGA
- a CDS encoding flagellar biosynthetic protein FliQ encodes MNTVTTLSLPDIMTGAIWTMISVTLPILLVAMVIGLFIGILQTATSIQEQTLIFIPKILAVFLCIVLLSPWIGQRMLVMTREILGQLERFIN; translated from the coding sequence ATGAATACAGTAACAACATTAAGCCTTCCCGATATTATGACGGGGGCAATATGGACAATGATTTCTGTTACGCTTCCGATTTTGCTTGTGGCTATGGTAATCGGACTGTTCATAGGAATTTTGCAGACAGCGACATCAATTCAGGAGCAGACATTGATATTTATCCCGAAAATTTTGGCGGTCTTCCTTTGCATAGTGCTGTTATCGCCGTGGATAGGTCAGCGAATGCTCGTAATGACCCGCGAAATTTTAGGCCAGCTCGAAAGATTCATAAACTGA
- the fliP gene encoding flagellar type III secretion system pore protein FliP (The bacterial flagellar biogenesis protein FliP forms a type III secretion system (T3SS)-type pore required for flagellar assembly.) gives MLLVLILHGVSSAAILNPPRPPELSGTIPLPSITLGLGQADSPRDVALTLQILALMTVLSLVPAILLMVTSFTRIIIVVGFVQRAIGLQQSPPQQVIAGLSLFLTMFTMYPTWTQVYDNGLNPYLSGNINAQQAWDRSIEPVRNFMFRYTRQEELSLIISMAGADRPANQSQVPTRILIPAFMLSELKTAFQMGVVIYIPFLVVDMVVSSVLLAMGMMMLPPMMISLPFKLLLFVMADGWNLVVMSVLKSFTNVP, from the coding sequence ATGTTGCTTGTGCTGATACTTCACGGGGTATCATCAGCGGCAATTCTCAACCCTCCGAGACCGCCGGAGCTTTCCGGGACAATCCCATTACCCTCAATCACACTCGGACTCGGCCAGGCAGATTCCCCGCGGGACGTGGCATTGACGCTCCAAATTTTAGCGTTAATGACGGTGCTTAGTCTCGTTCCGGCAATATTGCTGATGGTTACGAGCTTCACCCGTATAATTATCGTTGTGGGATTCGTTCAGCGGGCAATAGGTCTACAGCAGTCCCCCCCTCAGCAAGTCATAGCGGGACTCTCGTTATTCCTCACAATGTTCACGATGTATCCGACTTGGACTCAGGTCTACGATAACGGCCTCAACCCGTATTTATCCGGCAATATCAACGCTCAACAGGCTTGGGACAGGTCAATAGAACCCGTAAGAAATTTCATGTTCCGTTACACCCGGCAGGAAGAATTATCGCTCATAATCTCAATGGCAGGAGCAGACCGCCCCGCGAATCAGTCGCAGGTTCCCACAAGAATTTTGATTCCCGCGTTCATGTTAAGCGAGCTGAAGACGGCCTTTCAGATGGGAGTCGTGATATATATTCCGTTCCTTGTTGTTGATATGGTCGTGTCGAGCGTCCTTCTTGCTATGGGAATGATGATGCTTCCGCCTATGATGATTTCGCTTCCGTTCAAGCTGTTATTATTTGTCATGGCTGACGGATGGAATCTCGTAGTGATGAGCGTGTTAAAGAGCTTCACAAACGTACCGTAA
- a CDS encoding response regulator produces MGKKVLIVDDAAFMRMMLKDILTKNDFEVVAEAENGKAGVAAFQKYKPDIITMDITMPEMNGIDAVKAIKALDPSVKVVMVSAMGQQPMVIEAIQAGANDFIVKPFQPERVIEAITKVLS; encoded by the coding sequence ATGGGCAAGAAAGTTTTGATAGTCGATGACGCGGCGTTCATGCGTATGATGCTGAAAGACATTCTCACAAAAAACGATTTCGAGGTTGTCGCAGAGGCTGAAAACGGGAAGGCAGGAGTCGCGGCGTTCCAGAAATACAAGCCCGACATCATCACAATGGATATAACTATGCCGGAAATGAACGGCATTGACGCGGTAAAGGCAATAAAGGCACTCGATCCCAGCGTGAAAGTCGTAATGGTCTCGGCAATGGGTCAGCAGCCCATGGTAATCGAGGCGATTCAGGCCGGGGCAAATGATTTCATCGTCAAGCCCTTCCAGCCTGAGAGAGTCATAGAAGCAATAACGAAGGTGCTGTCATAG
- the fliN gene encoding flagellar motor switch protein FliN: protein MSDDLLSPDEINALLSGGGDFGDADEISDADAEQLAKVSDTFANSENSVINMLAGKNVITNVGTPEILTQDDFRGKFAEIPFLFSTTFGGLDDRPLALVVDQKGALTLADLMMGGGGGDVPEPSDLYWNAAQEGLSQVVGSAFTSLAGLMAGKRLMPENTTSALGEDDWRALSLEPADKKIWCSPVNVTIDGLKPFNIWTCLTLDNALDIAGFMRDALEGKQPQSQASNNNPMGGGNMSGGRQNAGPAVDVRPAAFQPLGGGSGGGAPSPIDLIADIPVRVTVELGKARKSVSEILALTAGAVVELDKMAGEPVDILVNGKLIAHGEVVVIDENFGVRITDIIPGGAARAAS from the coding sequence ATGTCTGATGATTTACTGAGTCCCGATGAGATAAACGCGCTTCTTTCAGGCGGAGGGGATTTCGGCGACGCTGACGAGATTTCAGACGCGGACGCGGAACAGCTCGCGAAAGTTTCTGACACGTTCGCAAATTCCGAAAACAGCGTAATCAACATGCTTGCCGGGAAAAATGTTATCACGAACGTTGGAACACCCGAAATTTTGACGCAGGACGACTTCCGGGGAAAGTTCGCTGAGATTCCGTTTCTCTTCTCGACAACTTTCGGCGGACTCGATGACAGGCCGCTCGCGCTTGTTGTTGACCAGAAAGGCGCATTGACTCTCGCGGATCTCATGATGGGCGGCGGAGGCGGGGACGTTCCCGAACCCAGCGACCTATATTGGAACGCGGCGCAGGAAGGATTGAGTCAGGTTGTAGGGTCAGCATTCACGAGCCTTGCGGGACTCATGGCCGGGAAAAGGCTCATGCCCGAAAACACGACATCAGCACTTGGCGAGGATGACTGGCGCGCACTGTCGCTTGAGCCTGCCGACAAAAAAATTTGGTGCAGCCCCGTTAATGTTACGATTGACGGACTAAAGCCGTTCAATATCTGGACATGCCTGACGCTTGACAACGCGCTTGACATAGCCGGATTTATGCGTGATGCCCTCGAAGGGAAGCAGCCGCAGTCCCAGGCATCGAACAATAACCCTATGGGAGGCGGAAATATGAGCGGAGGAAGACAGAACGCAGGCCCGGCGGTTGACGTGAGGCCCGCGGCGTTTCAGCCTTTGGGAGGCGGGAGCGGGGGAGGCGCACCGAGTCCGATTGACTTAATCGCGGACATTCCCGTGCGTGTTACGGTTGAGCTTGGGAAGGCAAGAAAGAGCGTATCAGAAATTTTAGCCCTCACAGCAGGCGCGGTTGTTGAACTCGACAAAATGGCGGGAGAGCCTGTTGACATTCTCGTGAACGGGAAATTAATCGCTCATGGTGAAGTTGTCGTGATTGATGAGAATTTCGGAGTCCGTATCACTGACATAATACCGGGAGGAGCGGCGCGGGCGGCCTCGTAA
- the fliM gene encoding flagellar motor switch protein FliM, whose protein sequence is MPDVLSQDAIDALMKSISSGANIDEIAAKADEYAKLKVYDFKRPDKFSKDQLRAIQMIHESFARQMTTVLSTLIRSIVSAEIASVEQLAYEEFVNYMVQPTVIGLIEMHPFEGSMLIEINPSLVFTIIDRMLGGRGTFSGNVRELTDIEKTVIERVIMRILELLEDSWSTVVDVRFRFESMESNPFFVQICSPSDMVLVVIMKLRVSDVEGMVSLCFPYFLIEPIMDRLSSQQWFASTSHKGDDEVKTWLSNSIMQVNMPLAMELGHTVLSLADVYALQVGDVIKLDELKDSHIDVRVGNQVRFKARPGTLNGHMAVELTKVLTREIPQVSAKDDDA, encoded by the coding sequence ATGCCCGACGTATTATCACAGGACGCTATTGACGCTTTAATGAAGTCAATCTCAAGCGGCGCGAACATTGACGAAATCGCCGCTAAGGCTGACGAGTACGCAAAGTTAAAGGTCTACGATTTCAAGCGTCCCGACAAATTCAGCAAAGATCAGCTCAGGGCGATACAGATGATTCACGAGTCATTCGCCCGGCAGATGACTACGGTACTTTCTACCCTGATACGCTCGATTGTGTCAGCGGAAATTGCTTCCGTTGAGCAGCTCGCCTATGAAGAGTTCGTGAATTACATGGTCCAGCCCACTGTTATAGGCTTAATCGAAATGCACCCGTTTGAAGGCTCAATGCTCATAGAGATTAACCCGTCATTAGTCTTCACGATAATAGACCGTATGTTAGGCGGGCGCGGGACATTTTCCGGCAATGTAAGAGAGCTTACCGACATTGAGAAAACCGTCATCGAGCGCGTAATCATGAGGATATTAGAATTGCTTGAAGACAGCTGGAGTACTGTTGTTGATGTCCGCTTCAGGTTCGAGTCGATGGAAAGTAATCCGTTCTTTGTGCAGATATGTTCTCCAAGTGATATGGTTCTTGTTGTCATAATGAAGCTGAGAGTCTCAGATGTTGAAGGAATGGTGAGCTTGTGCTTTCCGTACTTCCTGATTGAGCCGATTATGGACAGGCTTTCGAGTCAGCAGTGGTTCGCGTCAACAAGCCACAAGGGAGACGACGAGGTCAAAACTTGGCTCAGTAATTCTATTATGCAGGTCAACATGCCGCTTGCTATGGAGCTTGGACACACGGTGCTGTCTCTTGCTGACGTTTACGCGCTTCAGGTTGGCGATGTAATAAAACTTGACGAGCTAAAAGACTCGCATATCGATGTGAGAGTCGGCAATCAGGTGCGCTTCAAAGCCAGGCCGGGAACATTGAACGGTCATATGGCGGTTGAGCTGACGAAAGTTTTGACGCGGGAAATTCCGCAGGTTTCAGCAAAAGACGATGACGCATGA
- a CDS encoding flagellar basal body-associated FliL family protein, which yields MKRIIIFAVVGLVMFGAGFGGGLILGRTMAPEDTNAIGTAKVIQNPGPVVSIGEFTSNLAGAGRHVISFGLSLELTEKEGAAALIQTPGWLMRIRNEVFMLVKDRVYDDLTSAEGTLQFAGDIKRSLNRMLPDVGGEAPITNVLFESIVLQ from the coding sequence TTGAAGCGCATAATAATTTTTGCAGTAGTAGGACTCGTAATGTTCGGCGCGGGATTCGGGGGCGGACTCATTCTAGGCAGGACAATGGCACCCGAAGACACAAACGCCATAGGCACCGCAAAAGTCATACAGAACCCCGGCCCGGTCGTGTCAATAGGCGAGTTCACCAGCAACTTGGCAGGGGCAGGCCGTCATGTAATCAGTTTCGGACTCTCTCTTGAGCTTACAGAAAAGGAAGGAGCCGCGGCATTAATTCAGACTCCCGGATGGCTCATGAGGATACGCAATGAAGTTTTCATGCTCGTGAAAGACAGAGTATATGACGACCTCACAAGCGCGGAAGGGACTCTGCAGTTTGCCGGAGACATAAAACGCTCACTGAACCGAATGCTCCCGGACGTAGGCGGGGAAGCTCCAATAACAAACGTGCTTTTCGAGAGCATAGTTTTACAGTAA
- a CDS encoding type II toxin-antitoxin system HicA family toxin codes for MSVKRRDVVKYLEQCGFYLKREGKRHSFYVHPDGRAVAVKRHTIFDRISANEVCKDAGLPPIF; via the coding sequence ATGTCAGTTAAGCGCAGGGATGTCGTAAAGTATTTAGAGCAGTGCGGCTTTTATCTGAAGCGTGAAGGGAAACGCCACAGCTTTTATGTTCACCCGGACGGAAGAGCCGTAGCGGTTAAGCGTCATACAATTTTCGACAGAATATCAGCGAATGAAGTATGCAAGGACGCGGGACTTCCGCCAATATTCTAG
- a CDS encoding type II toxin-antitoxin system HicB family antitoxin — protein MQFTACYRKLEHGYLGRLLEWPGVITEGEDLDDCRELLQEAAGEMAELYEEDGRKIPYIPLIFEPMSVSVAPECIPSEEEALMVHVS, from the coding sequence ATGCAATTTACAGCTTGTTACAGGAAACTTGAACACGGTTATTTAGGGAGGCTTCTTGAATGGCCGGGAGTTATTACAGAGGGTGAAGATCTTGACGACTGCCGGGAACTTTTGCAGGAAGCAGCCGGAGAAATGGCAGAACTTTACGAGGAAGACGGCAGAAAGATCCCGTATATCCCGCTGATTTTTGAGCCGATGTCCGTATCGGTTGCGCCTGAATGTATACCATCTGAGGAAGAGGCATTGATGGTACATGTCAGTTAA
- a CDS encoding flagellar motor protein MotB, with protein MARQKKPEEPGLSAPFYMGTYGDMVTLILCFFILLFAMSSIDSQKFQKALLSLRGSLGILKGGVTTEESTDPNRSGEVGTSPGASERVEIDTRHVAYTLNSFLRSENLTRDIQVSINQRGVAVSISDQFMFLPGSAELRPEGRRALYKISELVRDRVPFAAVEGHTDSGVLRGGPYRDNWGLSAMRAAAVASYMEHEGGFDPVRLQATGYSSAQPIVPNDTSEHRALNRRVEIVFLSQYPKR; from the coding sequence ATGGCGCGTCAGAAAAAGCCGGAAGAGCCGGGACTCTCAGCACCTTTCTACATGGGTACATACGGGGACATGGTTACGCTTATATTGTGTTTCTTCATTCTGCTGTTCGCTATGTCCTCGATTGACTCGCAGAAATTTCAGAAGGCGTTACTGTCCCTGCGGGGTTCTCTGGGAATCCTCAAAGGCGGCGTAACGACAGAGGAGTCGACCGACCCGAACAGAAGCGGGGAAGTTGGCACAAGCCCGGGGGCAAGTGAGCGTGTAGAAATTGACACGAGGCACGTTGCGTACACGCTCAACTCCTTTCTGCGGTCTGAGAATCTCACGAGGGACATACAGGTGTCAATCAATCAGCGCGGGGTCGCCGTCTCAATCAGCGATCAGTTCATGTTTCTGCCGGGAAGCGCGGAGCTTAGGCCGGAAGGAAGGCGCGCACTCTACAAAATTTCGGAGCTTGTCCGGGATCGTGTGCCGTTTGCGGCGGTAGAGGGTCATACGGATTCGGGAGTCCTTCGCGGAGGGCCTTACCGCGACAACTGGGGATTATCGGCCATGAGGGCGGCGGCGGTTGCCAGTTACATGGAGCATGAGGGCGGATTTGACCCCGTGAGACTTCAGGCGACGGGCTACAGCTCGGCACAGCCTATAGTACCCAATGACACAAGCGAACACAGAGCCTTGAACAGGCGGGTGGAGATAGTATTCTTGTCGCAGTATCCTAAACGCTGA